A single Natrialba magadii ATCC 43099 DNA region contains:
- a CDS encoding DUF7344 domain-containing protein: MMTEEANSPSSMDIVLNVLENRYRRRMLVALLEHNPQDADNPQLPADSELAAEDLETRRIHMRHSHLPKLEESGFIEWDRDTNSVRKGPHFDEIQPLLEVLQNHANKLPDG, translated from the coding sequence ATGATGACCGAAGAAGCGAATTCACCATCGTCGATGGATATCGTGTTGAACGTCTTGGAAAACCGGTATCGTCGCCGCATGCTTGTGGCGCTGTTGGAGCATAATCCGCAGGATGCCGATAACCCACAGCTCCCAGCAGACAGTGAACTCGCAGCTGAGGACCTGGAAACGCGTCGAATTCACATGAGGCATTCCCACCTTCCCAAACTGGAAGAGTCAGGATTCATCGAGTGGGACCGGGACACCAATTCAGTACGGAAGGGACCCCATTTCGACGAGATCCAACCCCTGCTGGAGGTGCTGCAGAACCACGCCAACAAACTACCCGACGGCTGA
- a CDS encoding IS630-like element ISNma7 family transposase (programmed frameshift), whose amino-acid sequence MDHLDEISVEELQDALDRVEGAKPTQRLLAAIAYKNGVNQTELAEWHDTGRRTIYSWLMRLDTDEPLEQAVSDAHRSGRKRKLSEKEQQEFEETVHRSPEEVGFDAPAWTPALVQQHLAETYDVEYSIPSCRRLLKEAGLSYQKPRRTAAESEAEEQEAFREELKKKRREMDATVVCIDQTKKSVQVEPRAAWFPRGTRPSVELSGQRDWTCLLGAITEDGDRFFARFEEYVTADHAKHFILASCNEFEEDLIIVLDGAPYFRASAVTDLAARDDLAFVTLPAYSPELNPVEECWRQLQAALSNRFFGSLNELTTAIDTAIDQITVPKVSNYF is encoded by the exons ATGGATCATCTCGACGAGATCTCCGTCGAAGAACTTCAAGACGCCCTTGATAGGGTTGAGGGAGCTAAGCCGACACAACGATTGTTAGCGGCGATTGCGTACAAGAACGGCGTGAATCAGACCGAACTTGCGGAATGGCACGACACTGGTCGACGAACAATCTACAGTTGGCTCATGCGACTCGATACGGACGAACCGCTTGAGCAAGCCGTTTCTGATGCTCATCGATCCGGGAGAAAACGAAAGCTCTCAGAAAAAGAGCAACAAGAGTTCGAAGAAACAGTCCACAGGTCTCCTGAAGAAGTTGGTTTTGACGCGCCGGCGTGGACGCCGGCGCTTGTCCAGCAGCATCTCGCCGAGACCTACGATGTCGAGTACTCAATCCCAAGCTGCCGGCGGTTGCTCAAAGAAGCGGGATTGAGCTATCAAAAACCACGCCGTACAGCCGCCGAATCTGAGGCTGAGGAACAAGAAGCGTTCCGCGAAGAACTCA AAAAAAAGCGGCGGGAAATGGACGCCACAGTAGTCTGTATCGATCAAACCAAGAAATCCGTCCAAGTTGAGCCGCGTGCCGCGTGGTTTCCTCGCGGCACGCGACCGTCTGTTGAATTGTCCGGACAACGCGACTGGACGTGTCTCTTAGGTGCGATCACCGAGGACGGTGATCGCTTTTTCGCTCGATTCGAAGAGTATGTAACGGCTGATCACGCAAAACACTTCATTCTTGCATCATGTAATGAGTTCGAAGAGGACTTGATTATTGTGTTGGATGGAGCGCCGTATTTTCGGGCGTCGGCCGTCACGGACCTGGCGGCCCGTGACGACCTCGCCTTCGTGACATTGCCGGCGTACTCGCCAGAGCTGAATCCCGTCGAAGAGTGCTGGAGACAGCTCCAAGCGGCACTCAGCAATCGTTTCTTTGGCTCACTCAACGAGCTTACAACAGCGATCGATACAGCTATTGATCAGATCACCGTCCCAAAAGTGAGCAATTATTTCTAA